In SAR202 cluster bacterium, one genomic interval encodes:
- a CDS encoding sulfatase — protein sequence MSDKPNIIIFSTDDLGYGDLGCLGSEYIKTPNIDSLGSQGIIFNNWYSNSPVCSPSRASLLTGKYPGNTGVRSILRGHRTSPGLPTTNLTIASILKNIGYDTYMAGKWHLGVSEENRPHNHGFDKWFGHLAGCIDYYSHIWYYASGRNENNQRLNPVHDLWENNVEVWKNGEYFTELITKKSMEYLYSSIQKSNPFFLYIPYNAPHYPMHAPQKYVDRYPDLPWDKQIMAAMISAVDDSVGEIITFLKKNNLFENTIIMFTSDNGPSRETRNWLDGTLDPYYGGTSGKLKGHKFSLFDGGIKVPNIISFPNKISGNWVSDESCIAMDFLPTILDFLNVDLNLYKLDGISIKSHLENKTPVLNRSLYWEQDSFMSSPSNQTAILKDNWKLVLNGRLVEFENPIADIYLSNLTDDFSESNNLKDEYPEIVKDLKTEALNWRKAIENVPRFDGR from the coding sequence ATGTCAGATAAACCAAACATAATTATTTTTTCGACTGATGATCTAGGATATGGTGACCTAGGTTGTCTAGGATCTGAATATATCAAAACTCCCAATATTGATTCTTTAGGATCACAAGGAATAATATTCAATAATTGGTATTCAAATAGTCCTGTATGTAGTCCATCAAGAGCATCATTATTAACCGGTAAATATCCTGGTAATACAGGAGTCCGATCTATTCTTAGAGGTCATAGAACTTCTCCGGGGCTTCCTACGACCAATTTAACTATAGCGTCTATCTTAAAAAATATCGGGTATGATACTTATATGGCTGGGAAATGGCATCTTGGAGTATCAGAAGAAAATCGTCCGCACAATCACGGTTTTGACAAATGGTTCGGCCACTTAGCTGGATGTATAGATTATTATTCTCACATTTGGTACTACGCAAGTGGTAGAAATGAAAACAATCAACGTTTAAATCCAGTTCATGATCTTTGGGAAAATAATGTTGAAGTCTGGAAAAATGGAGAATATTTCACTGAACTCATTACAAAAAAATCTATGGAATACCTTTATTCCTCGATACAGAAATCGAATCCTTTTTTTCTTTATATTCCTTACAATGCACCACATTACCCTATGCATGCACCACAAAAGTATGTAGACAGATATCCTGATTTACCTTGGGATAAACAAATTATGGCTGCAATGATTAGTGCTGTTGATGACTCTGTGGGAGAAATAATTACCTTTCTAAAAAAGAATAACTTATTTGAGAATACAATAATTATGTTTACTTCTGATAACGGACCTTCAAGAGAAACAAGAAACTGGCTTGATGGAACATTAGACCCCTATTATGGGGGTACATCTGGAAAACTAAAAGGTCATAAATTTAGTCTTTTTGATGGAGGTATCAAAGTGCCAAATATAATAAGTTTCCCTAATAAAATTTCTGGTAACTGGGTATCTGATGAATCATGTATAGCAATGGATTTTCTACCAACAATTCTTGATTTTTTAAATGTCGATCTAAATCTATATAAACTTGACGGTATCAGTATAAAGTCACATTTAGAGAATAAAACTCCCGTTTTAAATCGTAGTCTATATTGGGAACAAGATAGTTTTATGAGTAGTCCTAGTAACCAAACAGCCATTTTGAAAGATAATTGGAAATTAGTACTGAATGGTAGATTAGTTGAATTTGAAAACCCTATAGCAGATATTTATTTAAGTAATTTAACAGATGACTTCTCTGAATCAAATAATTTGAAAGATGAATATCCTGAAATTGTAAAAGATCTAAAAACTGAAGCATTAAACTGGAGAAAAGCAATCGAAAATGTACCCAGATTTGATGGAAGGTAA
- a CDS encoding formylglycine-generating enzyme family protein gives MNCCTPENTDKNTNFNNQLITPRQKSSIFNNMVSIPAGSFIMGTNSNIGFPQDGEGPEKNISLEDFNIDIYSVTNSEFEKFVTETKYRTEAEQYGWSFVFYKLLSKINLSKTEYKVTSTPWWCVVKNAYWRRPEGPGSNIKNRGNHPVVHISWNDAMNYCTWANKRLPTEAEWEYAAKGGLENSIYPWGNELTPNNEHQCNIWQGVFPEDNSLEDGYLSTAPVNSYKPNGYGLYNIVGNVWEWTQDWFSASYPKIRDNNNPLGPSSGESKVIKGGSYLCHKSYCNRYRIAARSNNTPNSSTSNLGFRCVI, from the coding sequence ATGAATTGCTGTACACCCGAAAATACAGATAAGAATACAAATTTTAATAATCAACTTATTACTCCCAGGCAGAAAAGTTCAATTTTTAATAATATGGTTTCAATACCAGCTGGCTCGTTTATCATGGGGACAAATTCAAATATTGGATTTCCTCAAGATGGAGAAGGACCAGAAAAAAATATCTCCTTAGAAGATTTTAATATTGATATATATTCAGTAACAAATTCAGAATTTGAAAAATTTGTCACTGAAACCAAATATAGAACTGAAGCTGAACAGTATGGATGGTCGTTTGTCTTTTATAAATTATTATCCAAAATAAATTTATCCAAAACTGAATACAAAGTAACCTCTACTCCATGGTGGTGTGTTGTTAAAAATGCATACTGGCGTAGGCCCGAAGGACCTGGGTCTAATATAAAAAATAGAGGAAATCACCCTGTAGTACACATATCATGGAATGACGCCATGAACTATTGTACATGGGCAAATAAACGATTACCCACAGAAGCGGAATGGGAATATGCAGCAAAAGGGGGTTTAGAGAATTCTATATATCCATGGGGGAATGAACTAACACCAAATAATGAACATCAGTGTAATATTTGGCAAGGAGTATTTCCTGAAGATAATTCGTTAGAGGATGGATATTTATCTACAGCTCCCGTAAATTCATACAAGCCAAATGGATATGGTCTTTACAACATAGTAGGTAATGTATGGGAATGGACACAAGACTGGTTTAGTGCCTCATATCCTAAAATTAGAGATAATAATAATCCTTTGGGTCCAAGCTCAGGAGAATCAAAAGTAATAAAAGGTGGGTCATATTTGTGTCACAAATCATATTGTAATAGATATAGAATTGCTGCTAGATCAAATAATACCCCTAATAGTTCAACAAGCAATCTCGGATTTAGATGCGTAATCTAA
- a CDS encoding Hsp20/alpha crystallin family protein, whose amino-acid sequence MLRNISLLRGQLFDNTPNPTYLSADKFWSNIQNYPIKYQEHDDELSIELLVPGITMEELSVTTKDNTLKIESTKDEIISDFRKVINIPSTYDISTADALLLNGILTVSFQKLKSALPNKVKIRNKQITK is encoded by the coding sequence ATGTTGAGAAATATTTCTTTATTAAGAGGGCAATTGTTTGATAATACTCCCAATCCTACATACTTATCCGCAGATAAGTTTTGGTCAAATATTCAAAACTACCCAATAAAGTATCAAGAGCATGACGATGAGTTGTCGATTGAACTTTTAGTTCCTGGGATTACCATGGAAGAATTATCTGTCACAACGAAAGATAATACTTTAAAAATTGAATCTACAAAAGACGAAATAATATCTGATTTTCGTAAAGTTATAAATATACCATCCACATATGATATATCAACTGCAGATGCTTTGTTACTTAATGGAATACTTACCGTTTCATTTCAAAAACTAAAATCAGCATTACCTAATAAGGTTAAAATTCGTAATAAACAAATAACAAAATAA